The DNA segment GATGTATTTAGATGCTCCATTTCTCGGTAAATTAGTTCAACTTCTACTCCATCTAATAAATAACCGTCATCTTCGACCTCCCAATATTTATTGTTAATTTCAATGTAGGAAAAAGATCGCTAAAAATGGCCTCTCTAATGGCTTCAGGTATAGGAGAGCGCCAATAGATATAAAAGTCATAGTCGGACAGTTTAACTTCATTTTTGGGGGCTCTAGAGCCTCCAAGCGCTATTGCTTCAACACATAACGAAAGCGATTTCACAAGTTTTATCATTTGAATTTGAAACGAGCTGGTTGGGGCGCAATTGATGAGTTTGTAGAGGTACTAAATGAACAAGATCAAAAAAAGCCACGTCTTTCGACATGGCTTTTTGAAAGTGGCTCCCTTTGCTGGACTTGAACCAGCGACATACGGATTAACAGTCCGGCGTTCTACCAACTGAACTAAAAGGGAACAGATTTTGTAATGGTGCCGACTACCGGAATCGAACTGGTGACCTACTGATTACAAGTCAGTTGCTCTACCTACTGAGCTAAGTCGGCGCCGTAACATTAAGCATTTGCATAATGTCTAAATGTGGCTCCCTTTGCTGGACTTGAACCAGCGACATACGGATTAACAGTCCGGCGTTCTACCAACTGAACTAAAAGGGAATTGTAACGTTAAGAAAAATGGTGCCGACTACCGGAATCGAACTGGTGACCTACTGATTACAAGTCAGTTGCTCTACCTACTGAGCTAAGTCGGCCCGTATTTTTCTTTTAAATAGATGTCCATTTGAACACCAATTTTAAATATGGTGCCCGGAGGCGGAATCGAACCACCGACACGAGGATTTTCAATCCTCTGCTCTACCGACTGAGCTATCCGGGCAACGGGCGCTATTAAACGGTTTTTCTCTGTTAAGGTCAATAGATAATAGCAAAAAATATTGCGTTTGATGATTTTTTATACTTAACGAGCTGTTTAGTCTAGTTAGTAGGCTTGAAAGCACTTGTTTGTATAGAGGAGGGAACTATGAAAAGAATGATTTATTAGTAAAAAAAGGAAGTAAGCCAGTATAGAAGGCGTTGATAGCGGTAAGTAATGGCGCAAAAAAAAGCCATCTCGCAAGAGATGGCTTTCTAAATGTGGCTCCCTTTGCTGGACTTGAACCAGCGACATACGGATTAACAGTCCGGCGTTCTACCAACTGAACTAAAAGGGAATTATGATATCTTGTAGAAACAATATATCGATAATATGGTGCCTCGAGGCGGAATCGAACCACCGACACGAGGATTTTCAATCCTCTGCTCTACCGACTGAGCTATCGAGGCAAAAAAATGGTGCCGACTACCGGAATCGAACTGGTGACCTACTGATTACAAGTCAGTTGCTCTACCTACTGAGCTAAGTCGGCGCACTTAATTTTTTTGCTTACACATTGAAGTCGTTATTACCGACACCAATGTTTATTATGGTGCCCGGAGGCGGAATCGAACCACCGACACGAGGATTTTCAATCCTCTGCTCTACCGACTGAGCTATCCGGGCAACGGAGCGCTATTAAACGGATTTTCGAGCCTATCGTCAACTTGTTTTTGCAAAAAAATTGCAAAAAAGTGACTGTTTGGCGCGATTTTAGTCAATTTGAACTTTTACGTTGAATATTTGCTCTCTTAAATGCCTGATTAGTTCTAGTTTGCGTTAAAGCCTTTTTTATAATTCGTTACTTTTTGTAGGTATTTCCTCGACTCGCTATTTGCATGTTTTTGAGTCAGAGCCCAATAAACTTGATTGGGTTGCAGTGAATTCAATTTTGTCATTGCGCGGCTTCTACTTCCTCTATCGAATGTATTCAATACACCACCTGTTCCACCATTATAAGCAGAAATCATGCTGTATTCTAAAGATAGAGTATCGTTAACGTCTTTTAAGTAGCGGTTTTTTAAGATATAAAAATAGGCCGTGCCAGTGTCTATGTTCTTTTCCGGGTCAAATAAGTATTCGGGGGTCGGAATACCTGGTTTTTTCTTCACCAGTTTAAATACGTCGGCACCTGCTGTTTTTGGAACAACTTGCATCAGACCATAAGCGTTGGCCCAACTGACTGCGTATGGATTGAAGCTACTTTCCGTCTTAATAATTGCGTAGATTAGGTCTTCAGGGATGTCATATTTTTTGGACGCCTTTTGCACAATATTGGCGTATTTGTAACTTCTCACTTCATAGTGCTCTTTTACCATAGGTATTTCGACATAGAAGGCTTTTTTGAAATCAACATTTTTGGTTTTCAGTTGTGTGGCGATCAGATAATCTGCAAATCTATTTGCACGCCATCGCCATTGGATAGGTTGTTTCTCATGATCAACAACTTGTTTGTAAAGAAAAGGCTGACCCTCTAGCGTGATACTAGACGAAGAAAACAGGTCGACACTTGCAGGATCATCAGGTGTCAAAAGCGTAGTAATAATTGCATTTTTTAAGTGTTTTTTTGGATCTGTTGGTGACACCGTTTCTACGACAATCGTGCCATCAGAGAAATTCACTTCAGATCGGCTCAGATAATTGTCGATATACTTTACGTAATTGATTTTGCCAGCCATTCTAATTTCATGGCTGCCCCAGCGTTTTTCTATACTTCCAGAAAAATTGCCTATCAAGGCATCTAAGGCTCCCTGATCTTTCTGAAATTGGCCGGGTAGTTGTGCTAAATTCTTGGCGAATCGATTGGTAGGTTGATAGTCAATGTCATAGAGATGGTTTTCAACAAACTCACGACTACAACCAACTAAAGCGACCAACAGTATTGAAACTATATATATTTTCATATGACGTATAAACAACAAAGATGGCGATAAGCCATCTTATTAGACTAATGTGAGTTATTGAGTTGGTGGCGTATAGCCCTCAATAACAATATCTTGACCTTCGAATAGAAATTTAACCATTTCTTCTTCTAGTAGTTTTCTATGTTCAGGATCCATCATATTGAGTTTTTTCTCATTGATCAGCATAGTTTGTTTACTTTGCCATAGTGCCCACGCTGGTTTTGAAATATTGTCAAAAATACGTTTGCCTAATTCTCCGGGGTAGAGCTGAAAATCTAGCCCCTCACCTTCTTTCTTCAGGTGTTCACAAAATACGGTACGACTCATAATTTTTCCTTCTTTGGTTCTCAAACATGCACTTCAAAAGGAAGGCTTAGTATCAACTGCTTAACAGGAGCAGCCAGACCAACCTCTTCTGGTTGGGATATGTTATACCAGAGACCCTTCGTTCCTTCCATTATCAAATCAGGTTGCTTGGTTAATTTGATAAGTACTGGTGTAATGTCGAGATGGTAGTGGCTAAAAGTATGTCTAAAGCTTATCAACGTTTTGTGCGCCTCAACATGGTCATCATGAATCGAGCGAATGTTTAGTTGATGGGATAAATCTGAACCACTGTTGTCGGGAAAACAATACAACCCTCCCCAGATACCAGTCTGCGGTCTTTGTTCTAACCATACTTTATTGTCGTGATATAGAATAGCGAACCACGTTTCTTTTACCGGTTTTTCTTTTTTGGGCTTCTTGGTTGGGAACTCTAGTTGTCGATCTTGTTTCTTGGCTTCACAATGGTCAGTAATTGGACAGAGTGAGCACTTAGGTTTACTTCGCGTACAAACGAGTGCTCCCATGTCCATCATTGCTTGATTGTATCTGTCCACGTTAACAAGGGGTGTGTGTGTTTCTGCTATCGTCCAGAGTTGATTTTCGACACTTTTTTTTCCAGGCCATCCCTCAATCGCAAAAGCTCTGGATAAGGTACGTTTAACATTTCCATCAAGTATCGCGTGAGGCTGTTTTAAGACTGAAGATAAAATGGCGGCTGCGGTCGATCGTCCCACTCCCGGAAGGGCGTTCATCTGCTCCACGTCATGTGGAAACTCCCCATTATGGTGCTCGACCACCATTTTGGCGGCTTTGTGCAGATTACGTGCTCTGGCGTAGTAGCCTAAGCCTGTCCATAGATGAAGAACTTCATCTTGGTGAGCGTTAGCAAGGTCATCGACGGTTGGGAACTTTTCTAAAAAGCGGTCGAAATAAGGAATGACAGTAGTGACTTGAGTTTGCTGTAACATGATTTCTGACAGCCAAACTTTATAAAGCGTTTTATCTTTTTGCCATGGTAAACTTTTTCGGCCAAAGGATTCGTACCAATTTAATATAGCACCTGCAAATGGAGTCACGACATTCTCTTTTCTGTTTTTATTTGTAGCGAAATTGCACCACAATTAAGGATGAGTGTAAAACACATATATATTAAGGGTATTTTTTAAAGAAAATTCCTTGCACCATGGGTGAA comes from the Vibrio sp. DW001 genome and includes:
- the mltC gene encoding membrane-bound lytic murein transglycosylase MltC, which translates into the protein MKIYIVSILLVALVGCSREFVENHLYDIDYQPTNRFAKNLAQLPGQFQKDQGALDALIGNFSGSIEKRWGSHEIRMAGKINYVKYIDNYLSRSEVNFSDGTIVVETVSPTDPKKHLKNAIITTLLTPDDPASVDLFSSSSITLEGQPFLYKQVVDHEKQPIQWRWRANRFADYLIATQLKTKNVDFKKAFYVEIPMVKEHYEVRSYKYANIVQKASKKYDIPEDLIYAIIKTESSFNPYAVSWANAYGLMQVVPKTAGADVFKLVKKKPGIPTPEYLFDPEKNIDTGTAYFYILKNRYLKDVNDTLSLEYSMISAYNGGTGGVLNTFDRGSRSRAMTKLNSLQPNQVYWALTQKHANSESRKYLQKVTNYKKGFNAN
- a CDS encoding oxidative damage protection protein; the protein is MSRTVFCEHLKKEGEGLDFQLYPGELGKRIFDNISKPAWALWQSKQTMLINEKKLNMMDPEHRKLLEEEMVKFLFEGQDIVIEGYTPPTQ
- the mutY gene encoding A/G-specific adenine glycosylase, translating into MTPFAGAILNWYESFGRKSLPWQKDKTLYKVWLSEIMLQQTQVTTVIPYFDRFLEKFPTVDDLANAHQDEVLHLWTGLGYYARARNLHKAAKMVVEHHNGEFPHDVEQMNALPGVGRSTAAAILSSVLKQPHAILDGNVKRTLSRAFAIEGWPGKKSVENQLWTIAETHTPLVNVDRYNQAMMDMGALVCTRSKPKCSLCPITDHCEAKKQDRQLEFPTKKPKKEKPVKETWFAILYHDNKVWLEQRPQTGIWGGLYCFPDNSGSDLSHQLNIRSIHDDHVEAHKTLISFRHTFSHYHLDITPVLIKLTKQPDLIMEGTKGLWYNISQPEEVGLAAPVKQLILSLPFEVHV